cagCGGATGGCGCGTTTCAACCCGCGAGACGCCGATTGTAATATCCTAACGTATGTTCTATCATTTAGttcacagctttaaaaaaaattcctcATGAGACGTTGTGGATCTCTACAGGATTAGAGCTAAATGTTTGAGGACAGGTGAGGTCTTCATGTGTTCTGGGTGAATTGTGTAatgcatactttaaaaaaaatttttttaatcCGTTGTGAAATGCAGGCCGCGATTACGCAACGATAAATGTGTTCTTCTTTGTTTAAGGTTTTTCCAGTGAAGACGGGgaagtttcttttaacttttaatcgtctctttttttttcttcttttttctgggTTTGGCCGAGTGGTTTAATAAGAGAGACTTTGGTTTTAATGTCGGTGCACGTTTTGAAGAGCAGCCTTAcgcaaaatacatttttcttcatcATTCTTCGCTCAACGaccaatatttattatttagaataaTTCTTTTGATAATTTAGTTCAAAAGAAACTGAAATACGATGTCTTGCAAAAGTTCTCACCCgcttggtgttttttttctcctattttgttgcattaaaaCTGGATTTTATGTAATGTATCTACACAAAatagtggtgtgtgtgcatattatttttatttttttatttctgtgtcatTCCAAAGATTTGACACCGCTATGTTATTTTATGGTCTTGTGGAAAAGAAACTAACTTTAATATCAACAGTTTAATCTTGGtagggagctttttttttttccgtctctTAAAATCTCCAAATAAATGGCCAATTTGTAGGAATTCACATGCAATCAGCCAACTGAGTCTTTGTTCATAATCCATATTTACAAAATCAATCAAAATGGAACTATTTCCTAATCGGACAACACATCACACAGTTTCATCTTTTAGCTTTACATACCATTCAGCCCCTCCCCCTTAGTTAGGAAGGCCCTAAACAACCTCTGGTGCTGCCAATGACCTTGAGACGTCACACAAATTCACCTGTGTGACCTCTAAGTGTCCCATGATCCAAATGAGCGCCATCAGATCCGTTGTTAGAAAAATGAAAAGGACACGTGGGCCACAACAAGCCTGCAAGGAGAGGACCGATACGCACGGCCCAACACGAGGAGGACGTTAGTCGCCCTCGGGGTCATTGTCCTTGTTGATTGTTAACCGGCAGGTTTCCGAGGCTCTTCAGAGCGGATTAGATGGTTTTAACTCTGCTGGAAACTGAGACGCAAGGACGTACGAGGGTGCTTTCTGAGAAGCGCCCGTGTGCTGATCGGCCTCCATTTGAGGGCGGTGGATGTGAAAGTCATGGTGAGATTAAGGCCAGCGGGGGACTATCTGCCTCTCAGGGATTAGTGACACAGCTTGAATGGTTCAATGCACCGGTGTGACGGTGAGAGAAGGCCCCAAACAGCCGGGCGTCACCAGGTCTCATTTGTGGACTGACAACCACGAGTGACACGAGAGGTTGGAGTTGAGTTCAATGTTACAATTTAACTTTCATGAAgggaaaacacactgtgaacgGGTTAAAAGCTGGAAGACGGAAACACGGGCGAAACccaaaaagtgttttatttcaaacacattttgtttttgttttttttatgatgtaACAATGAAAGGATTTGCAAATGTTATATTTCGACACACATTCTGTTCCACAAATTTCTATTTgggccacaaaaaaaaaaccagaaacGGTGAACGTGAACACAGATTTGGACGTTCTCCTTCAGGCAGCGACAACAAAGGTTTGAAGAAGCAGGTTGCTGCTGCATTAGAGACACCGATATAGAACAGCCGAGTTCATCCTGAAAATAGATCTCTAGATCAAAccgactgggggggggggggggggattagcaCCTGAGTCAGCAGGATCAGAGCTTCCCACAACTACTGTtccatgaaaacaacaacaacaacaaccactgcCGCTGCTCTACTTCAATGTGTTCTGATCTCACATCAGTCCTAATGTGTCTTGTCTTCTTGTTTCAGGAggcaaaaacagaaagaaaaagaaccaGCCGTTAGAGATAACACGTTTTATTGCCCCACCCTTCTCTCcgagacaaaagagagagagaaaaaaagtagtATACATCGTCATTGAATGGTTGCTATAACTACGTCAccgacaacaaaataaaatctctAAACTATCACAGTAAACATTTGAGAAATATACATAGATAAAAATATACCTCTGagaatttgttttttatatatattgacattTCCAAACAGCTCATAGTCCAGAGGGCTCAATCAGTAGCAATGAAGACTTGCACGATCTGAACACATGCAGAAggacccccccgacccccccaaCCCAACATGGGACAGAGTGCAACGTTCCTCTGAGGAGAGCACGGCCGGCGCGGGTAATGTTGGTTATAATATTGCTTTACAGAGGCTAgatgaattcttttttttttttaaaaagcatgacTTCAAAACCCGACTGCATGTTAGACTGAATGGATTCTttggcgttttttttttgtttactaaaATAAACCTGCACTggattcctttaaaaaaaaaaatgaaatcataaATGTAAATCACCTGAAGCTCCACCTCCCCTCACATGGTCTGAATCTGCATGTGATTACATTTATGTGAAAAATAGACATATTCCTCAATATAAGActcaagagtaaaaaaaaataataacctCTGGTTACCTCTGCGAGCCGACAGCTCAACATTCAGGCCGCGTTTTTGCCTCGACAGACTAAACGGGATATTTACAGTGTTTTGGGCAGATGAGAgctaaaaatgataataaaaaatcaGCTGGAATGATGCCTCAGGAACAAGTGAAAAGCAACGCTTTACGTGTgatttaatgttaaatatgacAGAGCGGGCACCCGTCACATCAAAACACCATTTTATTGAAGCCCAAATCCCAAGATGCATCGTGATGGCTTAGTTCAAGCTACGCCACTCCCCGTTTATCCAATCTGCAGAGACTGCATcctcgggagggggggggggggggggagaacgtgtgtgagtgtgtgtgagagtgtgtgtgtgtgtgtgtgtgggggggggggggggagagagagaatccCATCAGTCTTAAATCACAAGtctataaaaaagaaagaaaaaaagccgaCACCTCCCAGTCGATGACGAAGAGTTCTTTAAAGCGTTCAGAGCGAGAGCCGAGGAGGCTTCCATTGCTGGGGGGGAGAAAACAGTCAGAAGGCGTGTTTCCATGGGGtgggggcggtggggggggaggaggtgttAGTCACTCCTCGTCTGAGCTGCTGTTGTCCAGAGAATAAACCATGAAGGCCAGATCGGGCCGGGCCGGTACCATGGGGTGGCCCGGCTTCACCATCTCAAGGCCCATGTAGTGGAACGTCTTGATGATGGAcactggaggaggggggggggggggggggagacagaaagaTATGAGAGGCTCAACTAGAGGCACCTTAACACTGATGTTAATTCATTTGGGAATTTGcactaaaaaaaaaggactaacATGTCCTGCATTAGTCTTTGccttgttagcctagcttagcataaagagtgGAAGCAGCTAGCCTGGCTTTCTCCAAAGCACCTCTGAAGctcatttattaaaaacacacatctatTTGTTCCATCTTGTTTGGTTGTGACGATAATGGTTGTgatgtacgtgtatgtgtgtgtgtgtgtgtgtatatctttgttccgtttcatgcattttattataattcatGTTCAAGTCGGTCTGTGATGCAAACCACGTTGCCCTTTGGAGACAATTAAGTTACAGTTGGAGTTGAATCTGATGCTTTGTTGGTTGTTTTCGGGGGCGATTAACTTGACGAACGAGCAGCCGGGAGCTCCGAGGTGCACGAGGCATCTCGCCGTCACAGTAAAGACGGAACCGGCTGTACCGAAAAACCTGTGCCGACCTGCGGATGCCCCATAACTGGTTCATCCGGTCATCATCATTGACGGGCATACCcagttttaaaaaggtatttctAAAGcatcataaacaaacaaataaaagagctCTTACATCGATCCTCTCTGTTTTTATGGAACCACAGGAACACAAAGTTAACTTTGATCTTCTCTTCCGCAAACCCCAGCAGAGCAGTTAGCCTGAGGATGGacagggggggagagagagcgagggagagagacagtgggTGAGATAAGGGAGTGGCCACGATGCACACAAGAGCCTCGACTTTACATAACGATGCAGCTGCTCAGCCGACTGGCAGCAGGCAAGGTTACTCTGCTCTGGCATCGATTACGGCCGAACACGAGGCCAGgcaattaaaaacagaaactcattcgcatgtttttttatttgagagacgcacacacacacacagataaaaacAGCCTCTTGTGTATAATTTAGACCCACGTGGTGTGCAGACTTCCACTAACTTGACCCGTTGGACTTGACAGTGTTATTTCTATTTAAAGAACACATTTATCTTGCACTCAATTATATAATTGTGTCCCATTAAGAAATAACATTCcattaaaagacacatttaaaaccTAAAAACGGTCCCCTTGAGAGActttattgtaaataaaatgtcatttttacattattttataacCTTTCGTGTCAGGAAGTCTAAATTTCGGGGGTCTGAACACGTTCCTACCCTTCTTTGCTCCCCTCCGCCAGCGGCCCGGCGGGGATCTCCAGGAAGAGGCTGTCTCCCGACAGGGCCGTGTCCCAGAAGGCCGAGCGGCGCTCATTCAGCTGGTAGCTGAAGCGAAGAAAAGAGGGGTTCCCACTCGCCGGAGAGGCCTGTGTCACCGTTAACTTATCATCCTGAAGGGAAAGAAACACGTGGTTCATCAATTCAATGCCATCTTTCCTCATTAATTcagaaaaaacaataagaatTATGTATGAAGACAGCATTCCGCTTCTGAAACAGAACCATCAAAGAGGAAGTGGTCACGGCGTCTTGCGTCGTGTCTGCCGTCACCGACATGCGGTGAAACCACTTCCGTCTTCAACCAATTCCCGGAGCTGCTCGTTGCTCTGCACACTTTTTGGTCAGACTTTGCGATGATGTTGCCGTGACGATGTGCACGATATACAAGTAGATAGTTAGCGTTTTTGACAATTAGATTCGCTAATATATTGCAAATATTTGGAGCCGACGTCTTCGTCGTGAACTCTTGAGCGTGTGTAAATACTGGAGGAGACCCGTCAGTCAACTCACACCAAGTTGCATAAGTACACAAGAGTACATGAACGTGAGAGTCTGTGACCATATTTGATAAAAGCAGTAAagtctgaatgtttttttttgttgctcgcCGAGGACGGATGAGGATGTCAGCATGACAGTTGTGAAGGATCCGTCTGATCCTAAATCTCTAATCCCCCAGGGACAgtctgactgacacacacacacacacacacacacacacacacacacacacacacacacacacacacacacacacacacacacacacacacacacacacacacacacacacacacacacacacacacacacacacacacacacacacacacacacacacacacacacacacacacacacacacacacacacacacacacacacacactagaggtTTACGCCGTACATTCCTCTAATGTTTTACTTTGGGATGTAAAACTAGAGCCCACAAATGATCAAATTCATGCATTAAACCCACTGCATGTGCATATGATGAGCaggagatttttttaaaagcttaaataaattttaaaaaatggaggATACAACTGATTAGCAAGTTGTTGAGTCAGAGTGGTGCCTGAGGGAAGGAGCACTTAACGTCATTATTTCTGTAAGTGCTTACAGCaacaactaaaaaaaataaatatctgggACGATGATATCATATCTCTTTAAAGAATGAGTTCAGCAGTTATTGTGACAATTATGCAGTTTGGGTTCCAGCTGCTGTCGTGTTTATGGGCGTCGGCGTCGAGCACCGTCACCTTGTGTAGTAGCACGCCGAGAGAGTGATCCCTGACCGTCCCTCGCCCACTCGGGATCTTCAGTTGTGGGTGAGGGGCATCAGGAACACCACAGAGGCCCTGGGGACTGAGGGATGGAGCTGGGCAGCCGGGATCCCGATAACCAGgaactgagaaaaaaaataggagGAAGACGAATCGGGTTAGAATTGCAGCTCCTCTCCTGGACGTGGAACTGATGACTAAAAACCTGCTGGCAACCTCTCCGCTTGTCGTGTCACTCACACACCCCCTGATTTTAAAACGTTAAAGTCTCGGTTATTATTGGCGAGCGACGGAactgtgggggaaaaaaagagccaaCTGGAGAATATTAACTCTATGTTTTGTACGTGCATCAATTATAACAACTGGGGAGAATCTGCAATTCTGCAAAAATCAATATTCCCAAAATAAATTGTAATGCACtgaaccattttttttgttgtaaagcCTGTCCATTTCTTCAGCACGTCGTACACTCCCTAAATTGTTCTGACGTGTGCCCTCAGGATGCCAGGAAGGAGTCTTGGCTTGTAGGATTTGTCcttccaagaaaaagaaaaaaaaagtcttgacTTTTAGTAGCCTATTAAACATGACACTCAGTCGTCATGTTTGTCGGGACTCGTCggagatatatatatgtctccAATCCTGTGACCCCAAATTAATAACAAGATTAGAGTCATAATGCATAAACAAAGGACAAAGCCGGCAAACAAGTTTCAGTCCAGCGAGGTTGATTGTTTTTAAGACGAGCCCAAGACAGGCCGAATTAAAGCCGGGTGATTTATCACCGCGTCGGGGGCGGGGTTGTGCGTGCGGTGGATGGCATGCGTCGTAAACAAGCGCATGATCTGTAAACACCTCTTCAAATAGCATAGAGAggcttttggggggggggaagagacaCACATCTCTGGTCGTTTTGAGTTACAAGTCTCGCATCTCAAAAACCAGACGTGAGGGGAACTCTCATTTCGGCCATTCTTGGCCTCTTTATGACGAGAAAAGAGAGATTTTGTTACAATCCATCTGCATCAGATAGACAGACTATTGATGTGATGGAGTCACTCCACAGTCAAACAGCAGATGCGTGCATCTCGGTTTTTTTTTCACGAGAAAGGGAGGAACCGTGCAGCCAGTTTTCCCTGCAGACCAGACAGGTAACCCGAACAACCTGCTCTGCACAgcacgaggagagagagagagagagagagagagagagagagagagacagagacagagacagagagatggcaAACAAAGCTTGTTATGTTATCCTTTTGCAGCAGAAACTGCAcaaacactcccccccccccccaagtctCATCACTTCTTATCCATGCAGAGAAAACATATGCAATATGACACTTTGATATTATAAATGCATGAACTTCTAAGCAGGTTTTGCAGCAGTGGCCCCAGCAAGTAACTTAAAAGTCTCCTCTTAATACAGCGTAGACGGCCGCGGGTTTCTCctcatttatttacaataagTGAGGAAGGCGACAGGTAGGacgcagagggaggaagagattAGCGCGTCTCTTTTTCCATCCGCCCATCCAGGCAGAAGAGCCTGTCCTTGATGGGAATGCCAGCTTGTTTTGAAAGCCAACACTTTCGTCTTCTGAcatttcagcccccccccctcccctccccttcacCCCTCCTGCCAGCCCTAAATGAAGCGACTCCAGTTGCAGAGCTGCACCGCCCTAAACCTCCCTAATAGGTCACGAGGTCGCCCTGTAAAACTGAATTtaggttgggtttttttttttttttcccgaagACGGTCTGGGCCGAGCACGCTCACAGGCCTGGGCTGCATTAATATGCTTTGTGAGGATTTAATCATCTGTGTGCTACGGTGAGACTCAAAGCTTGAGGGGATGAACGGCCCGAGTTGGCAGACGGCTAAAGGCAGAATTTAACCGAAAGCcaagaaacacacaattcaatcaaaacaggaagtgcccTGGCAGGTTCTCCAAGAAGACTAAAACACACCAAACAATCTTCACTAGAAGAATGACCAGCTTAGTTATGGAAAAAGGACTATTCAACCCTCATTTTGCAGCATAAACAAACTTGTTAgcccacaaaataaaaagggtttAGGTCGGAGACATAAACGGGAGGTTTATGTCCTCCGACCCCGGAGCGGCGTTAAAGATGTCGAGGCGGAGACAGGAAAGGCCCTCGCGCCTCGAGTAATGACGGATGTATCCCCCGGCCAAACAACGTCgcactgacccccccccccctggacaCAAAACTGTCAGAATACTTTATTATTAACAAACAATGAGAGAAATCCACCAAACAGGTCGCAGTACTCTGGtgcacatgatcacatgattcCCCGGCTCGTCGCCCGATGCCTGCGGCTGCAAAGAGGGCGTTCTGCGGTGGCATGTTTGCATTGGGTGGTGCACTGAATTAAATGTCTGGCATTCTTATATTTCTCACGGGTGAAACCGGgagctgaacaacaacaacaacaacaacaacaacaacacctggaGAGGAACAGAAAACCACAGAGTTGTTTTTCCATTGTCTGAGTTCATTGCAGAATAAGCAAAAGAACAAACAGTACCTTcacacagagaaataaatcaaaataacaaCGCTGACAGACACTTTCCCTTCACAATTGTCCCACTTTGTCAATTTATGACTATGTAATAAATTGATTAGAGCTGAAACCATCAGTAAATCAGTCAAATTATTGTTTCAAGTCAACCAAAGTCTCCCCGAGTTCAcgctgaaccccccccccccaaataataatttgcaatcattcattgtttttagctccaattgttttttttaatgttggcaGGACAAAACAAGTTGGGCTTTTGGGAAACTGCACTTTTTACTATCTGACATTTCATGCACCAAACAAATGAAGATAAACTATGcgaggtaaataaataaaaacgtggAGAGCCTCCTCGAGTTCAAGTGCACATTTAAAGCCCGTCTGAGAGTCATTACTCATCTGCACCGAGTTCTCAACACGTCACAATAAAGGTTGACGTCCCAGAACAAACTGGTTGGCACAGTTCATGTTTTCGTTTAGTTACGGAAAAGTCAACAAGCGCTCCGAACCGCTGACAAGATAAAGTCTGCCAGTCCATTAAAAAGGAGCACTTAGTCATCTAACACACTCCCCATAGGTCAGGTTAGATAATCCAGCTGTTTCTGACTGAAtgcaccccccccacacacacacacacacgcccctctcacactcacacactcttgaTAAGTGAACCAGTAGAGGGGAGGGAGGTTATGCAACCGGGCTGATGTAGGCCAGTTGATGCCTTCAGCTGACATGGCGATAACAGTCTGAGAGCTAATATAGTCGCTGCTCTGGCTCACAGCATCAATGGACCGCGtcagatgataaaaaaaaaaaccccacagaGGACAAAAACAAGGCCTCTGCCGAGTCCCTATAGGACCTTTATGACGACGCAGCAACCGGAACATCCAGTCCACAACGAGACAGGACAAGGTCACTCCGCTACAGGATGCACAATgtacaaaacaacatttaaaaaaaaggttctaaatcatttcagctctacttataaaagtgtattttctcCAAATAAAATCTCTTTAGTGTTGAAACTATTAGTTGATGCATCATTAGTTATTTATCATTTGCCAGTTACTGGAATGGAAGCATCTGCAACCGTCTCCGTTTAGCATATTTGTAAATGGCTTTAATCTGCATTTTTACAGATAAAACGATGAATCACATCATTCTTCTACAGCGATCAAAAGATTGACCAATAGTGGGAAATTAAGTATTGGTCGCAACCCTATATGAACAAATAAGAAAACAGGTTCCCCGGAAGAAATAATGATACTTAAAAAGTTTCATACTTGGGATTTGAATAgggatttaaaaatatttttaaaaacgtgtgtgttgtgtagtttGGAGACCATAGACCCAAATCCACCTCCTAAATGAGTAATAATGTACTTGACTTTAATGGCACGTCTTGTTTACAGTGCCCCTGTATGCACATCGTGCTTAACGTTAAATACTAATTAAAGATACTTGTACTCTACATGTTATGCTACTTATTACATGTTATGCTACTTATTATGTATACAAAATACAGGTCAACTAATAGTTGTAAATTAGTATACTGGTATACAAGTCAAGCCACCCAGCAGTAAAATGACAAATGTCAATAATAGTATATTATTCAGAAATgtgccattctgcataatgagtactttaaaaaaaaaaaaacttttaagaAGACTCTGCTGATAATACTTATTTAAATAAGAGTATTTTGTAGACCTTTATTACAGTAAAATgaacacttcctcctccactgcttCTCCGTCAGTGTTTTTCCTGCCGTCTTTGACAGTAAACCTAAAAATGAAAGCGGAACTATGTTCAACAACCTCCCCAGCTGCACTAATTAGAACAACTGACACCGACACACGCGTCTGTTGTCGCGTCTCTCTCCAGAAGAACATCAGCAGCGTCCTACCTTTCCTCGGTGTTCAGCATGATAGCTTCGAGGAAGCACGGGTCTTTGGCTCCTTTTTGACAACTAAAACAATTGCTGTTCGATAAAAACTCGACAGACAAGTTCACCATCCGTAaattaaagaggaaaaaaaaaacctcgtTGCGggtttatatataaaaaatatgttttttaaagtatctggctgtgttttgttttattttttgcgCTGCAGAGGCGAGTCTCAGACACTCCTCTGCGGTCCGCAGCAGCCGGAAGAGAGCTTTTATAGCTCTCGCAGCAAAGCATCATGGGTAATCCggatccgttttttttttttttacgagcctCCAGGAGAATGGTAAACAAGCTGGCGTCACGAGGTTAAAACCGTAAACCTAAAAcacgtaataaaaaaaaatattcacgtGTGTGATGATTATTTTTCGCGTTAGGTGTAGTGTGACTTTATCACACGTAATGGTAGTTTTAATTGCATTACTGtagtattatacagtatatatatatatatatatatatatatatatatatatatatatatatatatatatatatatattataagtgTTGTAGCCTAGTTAAGTTTAAAATACTtactttttttaagtttaagttaagTTTGAGATTTTTTGCTTCTTTGTACTTCTGGTGTAAGTGAAGATTTCTGCTTTCACTCCCCATCAAAACTGGGATTGATTTTTGTATACAAAGCTCTCATTGACCTTGCAcctcaatatatataaaaaaaacatgcacttgTTGTATCATCATATGTTATTTCTATGTAAAgcacattgtgttttatttgattatgtACGATTATGTACAACCAAGTTGTCTTGACTTTAATATGTACAGACGTGTTGTCTTGAATGCAAAGATTCTTTAATATTAGTGTGGAAATATTTAGGATGCAGTGATATATCCTTGACTAATGGATGATAATAGAGTATTTATATCATTTTCTTTGCCATGTTTGAACAGTTATTGCCTCTAAATCTGAGCTCTGCAGGATTACCTTAGTTGTGTCCAGTCTGAGGTGTTCTGCATACAAACATGTCTTTTGTAAGCATTTCATTGATTTGCCATGCACCCTGCAGTGTAATACAAGTACAGCCGGGCCATTCTCCGAACACATGTCACATGTAGCACACTGTAGCCTGGCCTTCAGTCcctaaaataaagaatatttcaTCTTACTTTTGAGTCTTTTAGCAAGCAaatccctccttctctcttatTTCAATTATATTCTCTCAGCAAATCCATTACTGCTCAATGCCTCATTGGATAATGTCTTAAAATGTTAATTGTATTCTTTAGGTAAGAATTGTGCtataaatgtaatgaaacatctCAAATAGAGGCCTATGGGAAACAGATACACGTTTTTAAGCTCTCAGTAGCTAATTTCATGTGGTTATAGGTTATCAAACTCTCAAGCAATGTAactgttgttggtgtttttgtatTGTGATGACTTAACATGTCTTGTGAAAATTGGGAGAAAAAGTGGAGGCCGAATTAGACCGAGGAAGAGAAACTAGCGTTGCACCATAAATACGGATATAATATGAAAGTATTGTTGAGTCAACAGATTGTCCCCTATTTCCTTTTATGTgcggggtaaaaaaaaagaagaaaatatgtgTAATCACGGTCTCAGCAGATTTAAGGGTCTGGATTTTTGAATCCGCGCATTTTGGGGCCCTGCACAACGATTGACCTCCGAACccatctgaagaaaaaaaacctgcgtAGGCAACAACGTGAACTAAGGAGAGGGATAAGACAAGCTTAAGTTGCTTCCTTGAGGAGACGACAGTGTCCCTTTTCTTCCCCTacaactgtctgtctgcccttcgCGGTGGTTATCTTCTCTCTCAGCTTGAGTCTGGACCCAGTTATGTAAGGAGGAACGGAAAAGAACCCCTGTGCCAAACAGATTAGCAGATTAGTAACAAGATAGCAGCCGAGCTACTCGATCCTGGCACATCACAGCACTGATGTTGGAGGTCCATCTTGCCCGGGGTAAGCAGGGGactctgagggggggggggggtcactgccACCTGCCAGCCACCATGGAAACAGCACCCTAATCATGATGTAACAGTGACTGTAAATGACAGCAGTAGGACCCATTCTAGGCTAGTCTAGGGCAAATCGACATCGAGGTTTGAAAGTCACTTTACAGAACCCACATCTCGAGCCTGGAGTTCCAGCCTTGACTCAGACTTGAATTTTAAATCCCATATAGAAAAAGGGACCAAAGCAGGTTTCAACAAGATGCCGAAAAACGTGTTCATGTCTTTTATTTCAAGCAAGAAATGTGCTGAGACGGTTGTTTCCTGCTCAAACTCTGACGGCTTGAAAAACAACAGGAACTTGGTAAATACAGTTACGTGGAAAAGAGAGATTTTACAGGTCATCTTATTTAGACTGTAACCTAACATTTGTGTTtacgggtaaaaaaaaacatacatttccaacgacaaaagaatgaaaaactAGCGTCATAAACCGACGCCCAGAGCGACGCTTCGTGACACCGACCGAGCCGATGGTGTGAGATCGTGTTCACGGTCACCATCTTGA
Above is a genomic segment from Cyclopterus lumpus isolate fCycLum1 chromosome 6, fCycLum1.pri, whole genome shotgun sequence containing:
- the oaz2a gene encoding LOW QUALITY PROTEIN: ornithine decarboxylase antizyme 2a (The sequence of the model RefSeq protein was modified relative to this genomic sequence to represent the inferred CDS: deleted 1 base in 1 codon), whose protein sequence is MVNLSVEFLSNSNCFSCQKGAKDPCFLEAIMLNTEESSWLSGSRLPSSIPQSPGPLWCSDAPHPQLKIPSGRGTVRDHSLGVLLHKDDKLTVTQASPASGNPSFLRFSYQLNERRSAFWDTALSGDSLFLEIPAGPLAEGSKEGLTALLGFAEEKIKVNFVFLWFHKNREDRLSIIKTFHYMGLEMVKPGHPMVPARPDLAFMVYSLDNSSSDEE